The genomic stretch GAACTTCGAGGCCGGGACCGCTTCGTTGGCCTTCACCCCGGTGAACAGGATGTTGGTGCGCTGGCCGACGCTGTCGATCAATTGCATGTCATTGACCAGACCGTTGCGGAACGACAGACGCAGGCTGTCGAACAGGGTGTCCTTGGTTTTCGGCTTCAGGGTGAAGTCGATCACGCCACCGGCTTCCTTGGCGCTGATATCGAAGCTCTGGCTGATCTTCGATACGTCACCGGACAGCAACAGGGCCGGGGTCTGGGTCAGGCGCTCATCGAGTTTCTTGATGGTGGCCTGTTCCAGATCCGGGTCCCACAGGGTGACTTTCTTGCCGTCGGACACCATGGTCTGCTCGGCGGGGGCATTGGTGTGCCAGTAGAACAGGCCCGGACGCTGCAGGGTCATGTCGCCGGTGGTTTCCTGCAACTGGGTGCCGCTGCCGTCGAGAGTGAGCTGGGAGAAGTTCGCGGTCAGGGTCTTGGATGTTTCCAGCAATTGGGTCAGGCGTGCCACATCCTTGTCATCGGCGTGAGCCGTGAGGGTGGTCAGAGCCAGTACTGGCAGCAGCATGCGGATAAGACGCATGGGAGTCCTCTTGAATACTCGTGGGAAAGTGGACGGCGCTTCATGCACCGTCCTTTGCATGTGAATCAGGGTATCGAATCAGTCGCGCACCGGGCCAGGGGCCAGGACTTCGCGGGAACCGTTGGTGTTCATGGACGTCACGACCCCGGCCATTTCCATGGCTTCGATCATGCGCGCGGCACGGTTGTAACCGATCTTCAGCTTGCGCTGTACAGCGGAGATGGAGGCGCGGCGGCTTTCCAGTACAAACTGCACGGCTTCGTCGTACAGCGCGTCGGCTTCCGGATCATCGCCGTCACCACCGCCGCTGCTGCCTTCGAAACCACTACCCGCCTCTTCGACACCGTTGAGGATGTCGTCGTTGTATTCCGGCGCACCGCGCAGCTTCCAGGCTTCCACCACCCGGTGAACTTCATCGTCGGACACGAAGGCGCCGTGAACCCGGATCGGCAGGCTGGTGCCCGGCGGCATGTAGAGCATGTCACCGTGGCCAAGCAGTTGTTCGGCGCCACCCTGATCGATGATGGTCCGAGAGTCGATCTTGCTCGATACCTGGAACGCCATCCGCGTCGGGATGTTGGCCTTGATCAGACCGGTGATCACGTCCACCGACGGCCGCTGGGTCGCAAGGATCAGGTGAATACCAGCCGCCCGCGCTTTCTGGGCGATACGGGCGATCAGCTCTTCAACCTTCTTGCCGACGATCATCATCATGTCGGCGAATTCGTCCACGACCACAACGATGGTCGGCAGCTTCTGCAATAGAGGAGCTTCGTCGTGGATGCTTTCGCGCTTGTACAGCGGATCACTCAGCGGCTCGCCGGCGTCCTGGGCTTCCTTGACCTTGGCGTTGAAGCCGGACAGGTTTCGCACGCCCATCTTCGCCATCAGCTTGTAGCGACGTTCCATCTCGGCAACGCTCCAGCGCAGGGCGTTGGCGGCGTCCTTCATGTCGGTCACGACCGGGCACAGCAAGTGCGGAATGCCTTCGTAGATCGACAGTTCCAACATCTTCGGGTCGATCATGATCAGCTTGGCGTCTTCCGGGCCGGACTTGAACAGGATCGACAGGATCATCGCGTTCACGCCCACCGACTTACCGGAACCGGTCGTACCGGCCACCAGCAAGTGAGGCATCTTCGCCAGGTCAGTAATGACCGGCTTGCCGCCGATGTCGTGGCCCAGGGCCAGGGTGACCGGCGACTTGAAGTTGTCGTACTCAGGGGTCGACAGCACTTCGGAGAAACGCACGATCT from Pseudomonas allokribbensis encodes the following:
- the lolA gene encoding outer membrane lipoprotein chaperone LolA, coding for MRLIRMLLPVLALTTLTAHADDKDVARLTQLLETSKTLTANFSQLTLDGSGTQLQETTGDMTLQRPGLFYWHTNAPAEQTMVSDGKKVTLWDPDLEQATIKKLDERLTQTPALLLSGDVSKISQSFDISAKEAGGVIDFTLKPKTKDTLFDSLRLSFRNGLVNDMQLIDSVGQRTNILFTGVKANEAVPASKFKFDIPKGADVIQE